The sequence below is a genomic window from Anaerobranca californiensis DSM 14826.
TCACCTATATAATTTTGCACTGGAAATTTTGGGATTATACTCCCTTCCTTTATGTATATTGGGCAAAGATCTAAAGGAGTTTCCTTTACTACATATCTTCCCCCTTGAATCTCTTCTCCCGTCCAGTAATCGAACCATTTTCCTTTAGGCAAATAGACACTTCTAGCCCTTTGCCCTTGCTGTAAGATAGGTGCAACTAAGAAATTTTCTCCCCATAAAAATTGGTCATTGATCTCATAGGTTTCCCTATCCCCTTGATAGTGGAGAACAAGGGGTCTCATTACCGGTAAACCCGTTTTTTCTCCATGGTACAGCAAATCATATAGATAGGGGATTAATTCATATCTCAACTTAATATATTTTCTATTGATTTCTTCTGTCCTCTCATCAAAGGCCCATGGTTCTTGATCCCTTGTATGCATTGCTGTATGGTTTCTAAAAAGGGGGGTAAAACATCCTACTTGGACCCATCTAGATAACAGTTCACCGGTACAGTCAAATCCGAAACCTCCTACATCGGTACCACAAAAGGAAAATCCACTTAACCCTAAGTTCAACAACATAGGAATTGACATCCGCAAATGTTCCCAAAAACTTTGATTGTCCCCTGTCCAAACCGTTGAATATTTTTGTGTCCCAGAAAAACATGCCCTAGTTATGACAAAGGGCCGTTTATTAGTAAATTTTTTTATTCCTTCATAGGTACTTTTAGACATTAAATGACCATAAAGATTATGGATCTCCCGATGGTCAGTAGGGTAACCATCATTTTTAAATTGAAGGTCATCGGGCAGTGCTCCATTAAAACTGGCGGGTTCATTCATATCATTCCAAATTCCCGCAACCCCACAATCCAGTAAAATTTTGTGTTTATCTGCCCACCACCTTCTAGTTTCCTCATCGGAAAAATCTGGATAAACACTATCCCCTGGCCATACTTTATTGACATAAGGAATACCGTCTTTATCCCTAACAAAGTAGCCTTTTTCCAAACCTTCATCATATACAAAATAACCTTTATCTTTTTTTACACCTGGATCTACAATTGTAACGACTTTAAAGCCTTGTTCCTTTAATTTGCTAATCATTATTTGAGGATTTGCAAATTTTTCTTTATCCCATGTAAAAACCCTAAACCCATCCATATAATCAATATCTAAACAGATCACATCACAGGGTATATCCCTTTTCCTAAAGTTTTCTGCTATTTCCGTAACCCTCTGTTCTGGGGTATAACTCCACCTGCTTTGGTGATATCCTAAAGTCCACAACTGGGGAAGGGGGGTAGTACCGGTAAGAAAAGTATATCCCTTTATTACCTGGGCAATAGATGGCCCATAAATAAAATAGTAATCTAAGTTGCCATCTTCTGCTCCAAAATAATAATACTTACTATTTTCTTTTCCAAAATCAAAATAACTTTTAAAAGGATTATCGAAAAAAATGCCATATGCCATACCTTGTTTAAGTACAATGAAAAAGGGAATAGATTTATACATGGCTTCAAAACTTTCCACATGGGGACTGGGGTCATCGGTATTCCACATTTTGTAATGATACCCTTTTTTATTAAGATGTCCCGTTTTATCCCCTAAACCATAAATATACTCATTTCCTTCTAACTCCTTTAGCACCTCTATTGCCAATTTATCCCTAACTTTATTTATTTTATGCCCTTCTTCTTCAGCCAAATTACCTACTCCCCTTCTAATAAAAGGTTCCCTTTCCCCTAGATAATCGGCACATAATATATTCCTTTGCAAATCATAAAAATCCACTTTAAACTCAGGTTTTACTTCAATATATAACTTTTCTGTCCTGATTAGTACTTTATCCTCTGACTTTTCTACCTCGAAAAACACCTTATTTTCAGTTAAATTCTCTATAGCTTTAGATAATTTCTCTTCCCTCTTTAAAGGAAGGAAAATGTTGATAATCTCAGGGGTTATTACCTCAACTATCCCCTTAGATTTTTCGTAATTAAAAACTACTTTATTGCCTTCTACATGAAATTCAACTAGATTACCAAACAATTTATTCACTCCAAACTTAAATATTTAGAATTATCGTATAACTTATTGCATATTATTACTATTTATTATATAATAAAAATATTAAAAAGAGAGGAGGAATTTTTATGTTAAGACAAATAATCGAAAAAAGACAAAGGGAAAGGGAAGAACAGCTAAAAAAACAAAAAATAGAAACTGCTAAAAAGGTAGCTGTTACCGCTGGAGTTTCCACAGCCATTGGAGCAGTATTAGGAATATTATTTGCCCCTAAATCCGGTAAAGAAACTAGAAAAGATATTGCTGATAAAACTAAAGAAGTAGCGGAAACCGTTAAAGAAAAAGTTGTAGAGGCTAAAGACAAAGCAGCTGAAGTTGTGGAAAAGGTTAAAAACAAAGGTCAAAAAGAAGTTGAACTTGAAGTTAATGATGAACAAAATTTAAACATGTAGTGCCTTGAAAGGAGTATATTATGTATATTTCATTAACGGATTTAGCTTGGTTTATCCTTTTTTCCTTTGCCGTTGCCATAAGTGTATTGTTGATTATTGCATTAGCTAATGTAATAGGAACTATAAAAAAAATTAACACTATTTTAGAAAAAAACGAGAACAACATCAATGAAACCCTTTCCACATTACCTAAAGTAATGGACAATGTCCATCAATCTACAGAAGTTATCAAAGATGGCCTTTTTAAAACAGAAGATACCATCGATGCTTTAACTACAACGGTTTTTAACACAACCCATTCTGTCCATAATAAAACAGAAACTTTTTTAAATTATATTGTAATAGTAGCAGAATTAGCTAAAGGATTATATGAATACTTTGTAAACAAAACAGGAGAAAAAAAATGATTTAAACTAGATGGCTTAAGCTTTGCCATCTAGTTTTTTTCTTTATATAATTTTAGATATTCATCCCTTCCAGCCCCTGATTTTTTTAGACTAATCATTGTCTTTATAGCTTCTTCTATTTTTTGTCCATACTTAACATCAGTCCCTATAGTTCTTAACCCCTTTATCCCTTCCCTTAAGAAAAAGAGGGATACATTTTCAACTTTTCCTCCAAATTCCCTTTCAAAGGCAATTTTGTAAAGATATATTTGGGGTAGATATCTCTTTATTAGCCCTTCCATATTTTCAATATCTTTAATGATGTTTGTCTTTAAATCTAAAAGATGATATACCCCTTCTTTTAAGTAAATTTTATCTATTTCTCCTACTATATAGGCTCCAGCTACTTCTGTAGTAAAACTCCATTCACTAGCGATATGCTCCCCTATTTCTAAGCTATGAATTTCTTTATATTTTTCCAATAAGTTTAAGAGTTCTTCCTTTAATTCCCCTAAACTTACAGTAGGGTCTTCTACCCCTTCTAATACTATATCTACCGACTCTTCTTCACTATATCCCCCATCATATAATTCACAAACCCTGTGGACTAAAGTACCGAATTCCATTCCTCCAAAAACATTATCATCACTGTATTTTGTTGTGTTTTCAGCAAAAAAACTAGGATCTATTTTTACAATATAATAGTCATAATATTTTACTGGATCATCCATAAATGTCACCACTTCAGAAACGGAAAAGGTAGGTAAAATATCCCTATCCTCTATATCAAAATTTAAAGTAATGCTCTCTTTTTGAAGTTCTTTCCCATCACTTTTAGGAACTTCTTCAAAATTTTTGATATAGATGTATTCCTTTAGATTGACATTTTTTTTCAGCCCCTCTTTTAACATATTATGCCATGAATCATTCTCACCACTAGGAATTTCATCACTATCACCATTGGTATTTTCTTTTTTTACATGGGAAGTCATTACTAAATAGTCCCTCGCCCTAGTAACGGCTACATAAAACAACCTTTTTGATTCTTCTATAGCTGCTATTTTTTCTTTTTGGTTTACTATTTTGTAACCGGGAGTTAAATTTTCTTCTTCCTTTTCACCATATTTTAATACCAATAAAAATTCCTCATCATATCTGATTTTCCCATTATCCCTTTGGGGACTGCGGTTAAGATTAGGTAAAAACACTACTGGAAATTCTAATCCCTTTGAACCATGGACTGTCATAATAGTTACCATATTTCCTTCAGGGATTTCCGCCTCCCCTTCCCCTTCCTTGTCTCCTAAACTGGCTAGTATCTCAATCTGTTCTAAACTCTGTTCTAAAGAAAAACTATTTTGCCCTACTATAATATCTATCAATTTTTCAACATTTTTTATCGATTGTAAAGAATTAGGTTGGAGTAATAAAGCCATTTTTAAACCACTATCGTAAAATATTTCTAATAATGCTTCCTTTAAGTTTACCTGGGGGCTAAAAGGGACATATTTAATAAAAATTTGATAAACTTTTGCTAATTTTTCTTTAACTTCACTTTTTAAGTTTTTATCTCTACTAAATTCCTCCGTCAAGATATAGTTAACAAGATTTTGCCCCTGAGGAATATGATTTTTAAGATAGAAAAAATCCTTTAAAGTCATTCTAAACAACGGCCCTCTAAGGAGGGATAAAATATGGAGTTCTTCCCATGGACGGTTTATAAATCGAAGGATATTGAGAAAATCCTGGACTTCTTCTTTTTGGAAAAACCCCACTCCACCATGGACATAATAGGGGATGTTCCTTTCTTTGAGCTTTCTTTCTAATACCGTCAAATAAGTTCTTGCTGGAATTAAGATGGCGATATCTTTCCAGTTAGCCCTTCTCCACCTGTCCTCACTTTTACCATCTTCTGTAATATATGTTTCTTTTACTATTTCGGCACCATTATTTACTAATTCTAAAATTCTCTGGGCTATTAAATCATATTCGGTATCTTCTCCCTCTCCATTTAAAATCAAAAATTCCACTTTTTTATTAGGCAATTTTTCAAAGTCTTTTTGTCGATTACTGATTAAAGGATTATAGTTAATATAATATTTGGAGTAGTCTTTAGAATCATCTTTAACCATCAAATTTTGGAACAATTCATTGACAAATCCGATGATAGAGTCACAGTTCCGGTAATTCCGACCCATATCGATAATCTCTGTATCTCCATCTGATTTATAGTCATCGAGCAAAGTATTCATTATTGTAACATCGGCACCTCTAAAGCGGTAAATTGATTGTTTGCTATCTCCTACTATAAATCGGTATTGGGGGTTGATATATTCTAACATTTTCATTTGTAATTGATTAGTATCTTGAAACTCATCAATCATAATGTGTTTATAATTTTTTTGACACCATTTTCTAATCTCTTGATTTTCTTCTAAAAGTTTGATAGCTTTTTTCTGTAAATCGGCAAAATCCAATACCCCCCCCTCTTCTTTTCTTTTGTTATATTTTTCTCCAAAGGCACAGAGTAAATCCATAAAAAGTTCTATTACAGTAATAAGTTCATCTTTATTTATTTGGCTAATATCATAACTTTTCCAACTTTCTTTCAAGGTTTTAAAATGTTCATTACAAAGTTCATACATTGCAGGGGCAGAATCTTGCCATTTATGATTAGCAGACCTAGGCATCACCTGTAACAACAATTCATAACATTCATCTGGGGAAAAATTGGCAGGATCTATTTGGGTAAAATGATTAGTTATATTCCTAATATGTTCACTAAGTTTCCCTTTAACAGAATTTGGATTTGGTAAATCCTTTACACAATCTCCCGCCCTTTGATAAAAATTTTGTATTAACCTTTCTTTGATATTTGTTAAACTTTTATCCTGTATCTCCAATATTTCATGGGGGGAGATAGAATTACATAAATTCACTACATCAATTTCAGGATTTTCCCCTATTTGCTCATAAATGGCGATTACCGCTTTTTTTATTGAATTTTTATCAAAATAGGTAAATAACGGTTTCCACTTTCTAAAATTACTTTCTATTTCTAATAGCTCATTAAATACCCGATTTTTTATTAACAAACTTTCATTTTGATCTAATAAAGGAAAATCCGGCGGAAGCTCTGCATTTAAAGCAAAGTTTTGCAGCAACTTATAACAAAAACTGTGGAAAGTGGTAATTACGCTAAAATCCAGTTCTTCCTTTTGTTCTTGCCAAAAGGTTAAAGAAATCCCCTTTTCTTCACCTTCTGGCAACAAACTAATTTTTTCTATCTCTTTGTCGATCCTTTTTCTAATCCTCGTTTTCATCTCCCTGGCAGCTTTTTCTGTAAAGGTAATTGCTACTATTTCAGGGACTTGGGCAGCTATGGGGTTGTGTTTTCCAGTGATTTTTTCTTCTAATTTTTTATTGCATAGGTAAAAAAACCTTTCTGTTAGCACCCGGGTTTTACCAGAGCCAGCTCCTGCGGAAATCAATACTTGTCTTTTTTCACTTTCAATTGCCTTTATTTGTTCAGGATTAAACTCCATTTTCCCCCTCCTCCTTTAAGTCCTCAGTTACCCGACACACCCTTTTATAAGGACAGGAAGGATAACATATTTGAGGTTTTACTGAGTAATCATATCTAATCTTTTCCCATAGTTCTTTAATTTTTTCCTTTAAGTTGTATTTATTTATTAAATCTTCTCCACCGTTGAAAAGGAGTTTTTTAGAATTTCCTTTACCTTTAACCCCTAAAAGATTCCCTTCAAATACCTTTTGCTGCCAAAACCCTTTATTTCGCTTTTCGGGATTTTTAACGGAAACATAGCAGCCGCCATAACAATTTAGCATGCCCCCTAAATCTATATATTCTCCACCTTTGATCTTTTCCTCTAAAATGTAAATGTAAAGTGGAAGTTGTAACTTTAATCCTTTTGTAATTTCATCTTCCTTTAAAGATACCCCACCGGTTTTATAATCGTAAATAGTAAAACCATTGTTATCGACATCAATCCTGTCAATTTTACCCGTCAAATTAATGGTTTCTCCATTTTCTAAGGGGAAGGGATAATCTATTTCCTCTTCTAACTTAAAGATCCTCATCTGATTATTTAAAGGTTCATCAAAAAATATTTGTTTTTCCCAGCTCCACCATTTTTTAAGAAGTTTTATCCACTTATCTCTTTCCAGTTCTAAATAATAAGTAGGGATGTCCCTATATTCCTTTTCTAGCTCTAACCACTTTTCCTCAAATATACTTAATAATATTTCTTCACCTTTTTCTATTACTCCTTGTTCTATTTCAGAAAAGTTTTTTTCTAATACCCCTAAGTTTAAGTAAAACTCTTCTACTATTTTATGAAACATAGTTCCTGTAGATAGTGGACTAATCTCTTCTTCTTTTTTTAAGGGTTCTTTGACCTTTAATAATCTTTCCATCCCGTATCTGAATGGACACTGGCTGTACTGTTCTAAAGCAGTTATAGCTATTTTAGCTTCACTTTTAGTAGTTAAACTTCCATCTAATATTTCTTCACCTTTTTTTAAATAGGCTATATGTTCTAATATCTCAAAAAATTCCCCTGGAGCATTTTCAACATTTTTACCTAAACCTAACATAAAAGCTCCTTTTTCTAAGGCTTGTTCTTTAGATATTACCATTCCTTCTTTGTACCTACTCTCTGCAGTAAGTCTTTTAACTTTAGCTCTTCCTTTACAGTATTCTTCAATAAAAGGAGAAGGCTCTAACTCATTTTCTGGATCAAAACCACAGGTATAGGAAAAATAGATATTATCAGCTAAATAAAATAATTGATTAAAAATTCCTTCATCCTTTTTCTTTAAGGTACTTCTTGTGGGGGCACCATAGATAGGTGGCATCTCCCTTAAATCCTTTTCCTTTAAATACCCTGCTAATTTATAATTTCTTGGTAATATACCTTCATTCATCCCCATGACATAGAGGGTATCTCCTTCAAATAGGCCAACTTCCCTAAAATTATAAAGGGAGATCCCTTTAGCCGGTGTTCTTTCTAAATAGACGGAGTTATTTGTAAGAAGTTGACTTAACCAGGGAATAAAAATATCCAAATTAATTACTAGATTTTCCAAACCCTGTTCCACTAACTTTTCCCTTTTATCTTTAAGGGTAGTTATAATAGCCTGATAGGCTAGCCACTCAAAGCGAATCCTTTGCAAAACTTTGGTATTCCCTTCCCCTTTATACCTTTCTTGCCAAAGATTAAGGAAATTCAACCCTTCTAATGTTTCCAATAAAAGGGAGATCATTTCCACCAAAGGCAACCTTTTGTTTAATTTTTTACGAAATTCCATTAAGATAGTTAACTTTTCCCCAATCTCTGTATCTAAACTATAACTTTTTAAATATTTTTCTTTTGCTAAAAAGTAATCTTCTTTACTTTTAAAGGATAGTTGATAAAGACTATCTATAATGGCCAATTTATCCCACTTACTACTAAAACTATTCCCCCTTAAAAGGAGATAAAGGGTTTTGAATAAATTAGATTCTAAAACATTAGATTTTTTGGGTATAGCCAGGGGTATTCTATATTGGGAACTCAAAAGTTGTACCATTGGTAAATAATTTTCATCTGCTAAAACTATTCCTATACTTTCAAACTCCTTGCCCCTATTGAGCTTCTCCTTAATATCCTCTAATACTCCATGAATTTCCTCTTCTATGGTAACACCTTTCATTATAGAAATTCTTGGTTCTTTCTTTGGTGAATACTGGACTTTTTCTAAAGAAAAACCTATCTCTTTTAAGTTTGTCAAGGTTTCCTCTACAATTTCACTTTCCACAGCGGGAATGTAAACAGAAGTGTTTATACCAAATTTAATTAAGCCTTTGAGCATCCAGTATTGTAAAGGACTGAAATCGATGTAACCATCTACTACAACTTCACCTAAAGGTAATTCTATCCCATCTAAATTAAGGGCTTGGTGAAAGCGATTTTCTGGATCTAAAAGTTTCCGCCCTAACACCCACTCCTCTTCATACCGTTCTAAATATTTTTTTAAATTTTTAAGGCCTGAAGGTAAATGTTCTAAGGTTAATCCTAACCTTTTTAATTGGCCATATGTTTGGGAATAACCCTTTGCCTTAAACAAATTATTTGTTACTTTTTCTTCCAATAACAACTGTTGAAAGAACAGATCCCTTTCTCCTTCTGATACAGGAATATAATCTACATTCCCTTTTTTTAAGATAAGGTCAGCAATATCATCAAAGGTTTTAAAAGCTAAACCTGGTTGCCTTTTTCTTCCCTCTTGTAACCATTTAGATGATGGCAATAGGTAATAGATAGGTTTACCTAAACCCTTTTGCCGCTGATAATATTCCTTTAAACGACTTTTATTGGCGATTTCCTTAAGTGATGTTAAGTAAATTTTAAATTCTGGCAAATATAATCACTCCTTCCCCTTTTATAAAAAATGTATTAGGATAATAAACTCCCTTGTTTTTAATATAATTTAAATATATAATATATTTTAGTGATAATTATTATTACTCTACTTATAGGAGGTAAGCATCTATGTACAATGCTATGGAAATTAAAAAAAATATTTATTGGGTAGGTATAAATGATAAAAGGTTAGAACTTTTTGAAAACCTTTGGCCATTAGAACATGGTGTTTCTTATAATTCATATTTAATTTGTGATGAAAAAATTGCACTGATTGATACAGTTGCTGAAGGAAATTACGAGTACTACTTAAAGAAAATCCAAAGTATAATAAAAGACAGAAAAATAGATTATTTAATTATTAATCACATGGAGCCAGACCACTCTGGGGTTATCCCTACTTTAATAAAAAATTACCCTGAGATTAAAATCATTGGTAATGTAAAAACCTTAGATATCTTTAAAAACTTTTACGGAGGAGAAGATTATTTCCATTTAGTGAAGGAAGGGGACCAGTTAAGTTTAGGAGAATACAGCCTTAAATTTTACCCCATACCAATGGTCCATTGGCCAGAATCAATGGTAAGCTATGAAGAAACTACTAAAACCTTATTTTCCAATGACGCTTTTGGAAGTTTCGGCTCCCTAGATGGAGGAATTTTTGATGATCAACTTGATTTAGTTTTCTTTGAAGAAGAAATGCGCCGGTATTATTCCAATATTGTTGGTAAATACTCAGTTCCGGTACAAAATGCTTTAAAAAAATTAGCTTCCCTTGAAATAAACTGTATTTGCCCTTCCCACGGCCCAATCTGGAGGAGTAATCCTCAAAGGGTAATTTCCCTTTATGACAAATGGAGTTCATGTGAAAGTGACCCAGGAGTAGTCATTGTCTATGGAAGTATGTACGGCAATACTGGAAAAATGGCAGAAGCTATTGGCCAGTCTTTAGCAGAAAATGGAATAGAAGATATAAAAATTTACGATGCATCTAAAACCCATTTATCCTACATCTTAAGGGATATCTGGAAATACAGAGGGTTAATTATTGGTAGTTGTGCTTATAACAACGGTATGTTTCCGCCTGTAGAAAACCTTACAACTAAACTTTTACAATTAGGTGTTAAAGATAGATTATTAGCTTTATTTGGTAGCTATAGCTGGAATGGTGGAGGCGTTAGTAATTTAGAAAAATTTGCCGAAAAGATCAACATGGAGCTTGTGGGAGAAAGTATAGAAGTTAAAAGTTCTCCAAAGAAAGAGGATTTAGAAAAACTAAGGGAACTAGGTAAACTTATGGCAGAAAAGCTAAAATCTTAATAATTAAAATATAAGCCCATAATTTTGGGCTTATATTATTTCAACTTATTCTACTACGACTACATCGTTAAATCCTTGTTTGATAAATGAATTAACTTTCTTAGATATTTTGTTAGGACTTACCCCTACTATTGAAAATATTGACGCTATATGCCCCTCTTCTATATATTTTTGGGCTAATTCTTCAGCCTTCTCTAATTTTTGATATTCTCCAACTAAAATTGCCACCTTTTTCCCTTTTCCTGGAATTTGAAAGCCCCTATCTTTTAAAATTTGAATAATCCTTTCAAAACCTATAGACATTCCTACAGCGGGGATAGTTTCTTTCTGAAATTTAGTCAATAAATTGTCATATCTACCTCCACCGGCAATTGAACTGTTGAATTCATCACTGACAATCTCGAAAATTGGGCCAGTATAATATCCCATACCCCTAACTAAAGATGGTTCAAATTCTATAGTGTAATCCCTTCCAACAGCTTCGATAATTTGGGCTAACTCTTTAGCATAGATACTGTCAAAGGATTGTAGACCTTTACTTTTTAAATCAGTCAATGAAGTCAATAATTCTTCTGCCTTTTGGTCTGAAATACCTTTATCAATCAGTTCTTCCTTTACTCCTTGTAAACCTATTTTATCTAATTTGTCTAGGGAAATACATACTGTTTCAAAGTTTTCCTCTAATCCCGACTTAACTACTATTTCTCTAAGTAACCGGCGGTCATTGATCTTTATTGTAGAATTACTAAACCCTAATTTTGCTAAAGCTAATGCCACCGTTTTTAAAATAGTAATTTCAGCAAAGATGCTGTTATCACCAATGATGTCGATATCCGATTGAATAAATTGCCTGTATCTTCCCTTTTGAGGCCTTTCAGCCCTGAAAACATAACCCATTTGAAAAGCTTTAAAGGGATTTTCTAGTTCATTGCGATTTTTAGCATAATATCTACTTAAAGGCAAAGTCAAATCAAATCTTAAGGCGAGGTCACAAAGGTCATCGGGATTCACTTCATCACGAAACTCTAGTTTTTCACCCCTCTTAAGAATTTTAAAGATTAACCTTAAGTTCTCTCCCCCATCACTGTTAGTCATCAAGTCGATATTTTCTAACATAGGAGTCTCAATTTCATTAAACCCCCTAGATATATATGTATGGCGGATAACATCTTTAACATAGTTTCTTAATTCCATATCTTTAGGTAACACATCAAAGGTCCCTTTAGGCGGTAAAGTGCTGAATTTCATGGTATCAATTCCTTTCTTTAATTCCATTTTCTTTCCTTTATATTATAGATTAACCTTTTTAACAAATTTTTTCAAGGGTAAATATTTAATAACAAAAAAATCGCGGCCTTCCTAGTACTACTAGGGAAAGGCCAGCGATTTTTATAATCTCCTACTCCACTAAATGACAGGCAACAAAATGTCCATTACCTACATCCCTTAAAACAGGATTTTCTTTAAAACACCTTTCAGTGGCATAGTTACATCTTTTTGCAAATCTACAGCCTGGTTCAGGGTTAATAGGTGATGTAATTTCACCTTTTAGAATAATTCTCTCCCGCTTACGGTTTAAGCTAGGAACAGGAATAGCTGAAAGAAGTGCTTGGGTATAAGGATGTAGTGGGTTTTTAAATAACTCTTTTGAAGACGTTAATTCCACTACTTGTCCTAAATACATTACCATAATATTATCTGAAATATGCTTAACAACTGACAAGTCGTGGGTAATGAACATATAGGTTAAGCCAAATTCTTCTTGTAAATCTTGCATTAGATTTAATATTTGGGCCTGGATAGATACATCAAGGGCTGATACCGGTTCATCACAGACAATGAATTTAGGGTTAACTGCTAAAGCCCTGGCAATACCTATCCTTTGCCTTCTACCACCATCTAACTCATGGGGATAAGAATTGTATAGCCTTTCAGCAAGACCTACAGTTTCCATTAATTCTGATACCCTTTGATCTAGTTCTTGTTTATTTTTTACTAATTTGTGGATTTTTAACG
It includes:
- a CDS encoding YtxH domain-containing protein translates to MLRQIIEKRQREREEQLKKQKIETAKKVAVTAGVSTAIGAVLGILFAPKSGKETRKDIADKTKEVAETVKEKVVEAKDKAAEVVEKVKNKGQKEVELEVNDEQNLNM
- a CDS encoding glycoside hydrolase family 31 protein; the protein is MFGNLVEFHVEGNKVVFNYEKSKGIVEVITPEIINIFLPLKREEKLSKAIENLTENKVFFEVEKSEDKVLIRTEKLYIEVKPEFKVDFYDLQRNILCADYLGEREPFIRRGVGNLAEEEGHKINKVRDKLAIEVLKELEGNEYIYGLGDKTGHLNKKGYHYKMWNTDDPSPHVESFEAMYKSIPFFIVLKQGMAYGIFFDNPFKSYFDFGKENSKYYYFGAEDGNLDYYFIYGPSIAQVIKGYTFLTGTTPLPQLWTLGYHQSRWSYTPEQRVTEIAENFRKRDIPCDVICLDIDYMDGFRVFTWDKEKFANPQIMISKLKEQGFKVVTIVDPGVKKDKGYFVYDEGLEKGYFVRDKDGIPYVNKVWPGDSVYPDFSDEETRRWWADKHKILLDCGVAGIWNDMNEPASFNGALPDDLQFKNDGYPTDHREIHNLYGHLMSKSTYEGIKKFTNKRPFVITRACFSGTQKYSTVWTGDNQSFWEHLRMSIPMLLNLGLSGFSFCGTDVGGFGFDCTGELLSRWVQVGCFTPLFRNHTAMHTRDQEPWAFDERTEEINRKYIKLRYELIPYLYDLLYHGEKTGLPVMRPLVLHYQGDRETYEINDQFLWGENFLVAPILQQGQRARSVYLPKGKWFDYWTGEEIQGGRYVVKETPLDLCPIYIKEGSIIPKFPVQNYIGEREIDNLIIDIYPGNGQYLHYQDDGESFNYRQGQYNLYQFTMVDGKNLEITVNLAHYGYPKIRDFTFNINNVEAKEVIVNGKGISFINREGKVTFTPCGEKLDIKIIK
- a CDS encoding PD-(D/E)XK nuclease family protein: MPEFKIYLTSLKEIANKSRLKEYYQRQKGLGKPIYYLLPSSKWLQEGRKRQPGLAFKTFDDIADLILKKGNVDYIPVSEGERDLFFQQLLLEEKVTNNLFKAKGYSQTYGQLKRLGLTLEHLPSGLKNLKKYLERYEEEWVLGRKLLDPENRFHQALNLDGIELPLGEVVVDGYIDFSPLQYWMLKGLIKFGINTSVYIPAVESEIVEETLTNLKEIGFSLEKVQYSPKKEPRISIMKGVTIEEEIHGVLEDIKEKLNRGKEFESIGIVLADENYLPMVQLLSSQYRIPLAIPKKSNVLESNLFKTLYLLLRGNSFSSKWDKLAIIDSLYQLSFKSKEDYFLAKEKYLKSYSLDTEIGEKLTILMEFRKKLNKRLPLVEMISLLLETLEGLNFLNLWQERYKGEGNTKVLQRIRFEWLAYQAIITTLKDKREKLVEQGLENLVINLDIFIPWLSQLLTNNSVYLERTPAKGISLYNFREVGLFEGDTLYVMGMNEGILPRNYKLAGYLKEKDLREMPPIYGAPTRSTLKKKDEGIFNQLFYLADNIYFSYTCGFDPENELEPSPFIEEYCKGRAKVKRLTAESRYKEGMVISKEQALEKGAFMLGLGKNVENAPGEFFEILEHIAYLKKGEEILDGSLTTKSEAKIAITALEQYSQCPFRYGMERLLKVKEPLKKEEEISPLSTGTMFHKIVEEFYLNLGVLEKNFSEIEQGVIEKGEEILLSIFEEKWLELEKEYRDIPTYYLELERDKWIKLLKKWWSWEKQIFFDEPLNNQMRIFKLEEEIDYPFPLENGETINLTGKIDRIDVDNNGFTIYDYKTGGVSLKEDEITKGLKLQLPLYIYILEEKIKGGEYIDLGGMLNCYGGCYVSVKNPEKRNKGFWQQKVFEGNLLGVKGKGNSKKLLFNGGEDLINKYNLKEKIKELWEKIRYDYSVKPQICYPSCPYKRVCRVTEDLKEEGENGV
- a CDS encoding UvrD-helicase domain-containing protein encodes the protein MEFNPEQIKAIESEKRQVLISAGAGSGKTRVLTERFFYLCNKKLEEKITGKHNPIAAQVPEIVAITFTEKAAREMKTRIRKRIDKEIEKISLLPEGEEKGISLTFWQEQKEELDFSVITTFHSFCYKLLQNFALNAELPPDFPLLDQNESLLIKNRVFNELLEIESNFRKWKPLFTYFDKNSIKKAVIAIYEQIGENPEIDVVNLCNSISPHEILEIQDKSLTNIKERLIQNFYQRAGDCVKDLPNPNSVKGKLSEHIRNITNHFTQIDPANFSPDECYELLLQVMPRSANHKWQDSAPAMYELCNEHFKTLKESWKSYDISQINKDELITVIELFMDLLCAFGEKYNKRKEEGGVLDFADLQKKAIKLLEENQEIRKWCQKNYKHIMIDEFQDTNQLQMKMLEYINPQYRFIVGDSKQSIYRFRGADVTIMNTLLDDYKSDGDTEIIDMGRNYRNCDSIIGFVNELFQNLMVKDDSKDYSKYYINYNPLISNRQKDFEKLPNKKVEFLILNGEGEDTEYDLIAQRILELVNNGAEIVKETYITEDGKSEDRWRRANWKDIAILIPARTYLTVLERKLKERNIPYYVHGGVGFFQKEEVQDFLNILRFINRPWEELHILSLLRGPLFRMTLKDFFYLKNHIPQGQNLVNYILTEEFSRDKNLKSEVKEKLAKVYQIFIKYVPFSPQVNLKEALLEIFYDSGLKMALLLQPNSLQSIKNVEKLIDIIVGQNSFSLEQSLEQIEILASLGDKEGEGEAEIPEGNMVTIMTVHGSKGLEFPVVFLPNLNRSPQRDNGKIRYDEEFLLVLKYGEKEEENLTPGYKIVNQKEKIAAIEESKRLFYVAVTRARDYLVMTSHVKKENTNGDSDEIPSGENDSWHNMLKEGLKKNVNLKEYIYIKNFEEVPKSDGKELQKESITLNFDIEDRDILPTFSVSEVVTFMDDPVKYYDYYIVKIDPSFFAENTTKYSDDNVFGGMEFGTLVHRVCELYDGGYSEEESVDIVLEGVEDPTVSLGELKEELLNLLEKYKEIHSLEIGEHIASEWSFTTEVAGAYIVGEIDKIYLKEGVYHLLDLKTNIIKDIENMEGLIKRYLPQIYLYKIAFEREFGGKVENVSLFFLREGIKGLRTIGTDVKYGQKIEEAIKTMISLKKSGAGRDEYLKLYKEKN